A stretch of Fusobacterium sp. DNA encodes these proteins:
- a CDS encoding histidinol-phosphate transaminase, with protein sequence MDLHGGNIYRLKREGKGELLDYSSNINPLGVPESFKKAIIENFDILEKYPDPDYIELRENIGRYNNVEVKNIIAGNGATEILFLYMKAMQPKKTLIISPSFAEYKRALESVGSEIIYYPLLENNNYNLDVESFIKEIPQCDLVVICNPNNPTGSFISLKDMERINSILSERKIKLFIDEAFIEFIRGWEDMTSVLLKDKNIFVMRALTKFFAVPGVRLGYGITYDEEIMKKMEKYKEPWSVNSFADIAGKIMLWDKRYIEATENWIEEEKKWFYEESCKIKNIKTFKTNVNFILVKLLKKNSSAVRDEMIEKGVVVRDASNFKFLNNQYIRLAIKNRENNIKVLQALKEVMS encoded by the coding sequence ATGGATCTGCATGGAGGAAATATCTATAGATTAAAAAGAGAGGGGAAAGGAGAACTATTAGATTACAGTTCTAATATAAATCCTTTAGGAGTACCTGAATCTTTTAAAAAAGCGATAATAGAAAACTTTGATATTCTTGAAAAGTATCCGGACCCTGACTATATAGAATTAAGGGAAAACATAGGAAGATATAATAATGTTGAAGTTAAAAATATAATAGCAGGAAATGGAGCAACAGAAATTTTATTTCTGTATATGAAAGCTATGCAGCCTAAAAAAACTTTAATAATATCTCCAAGTTTTGCTGAGTATAAAAGAGCATTAGAAAGTGTAGGAAGTGAAATAATCTATTATCCATTATTGGAAAATAATAATTATAACTTAGATGTAGAAAGTTTTATAAAAGAAATACCTCAATGTGACCTTGTGGTTATATGCAATCCAAATAATCCTACAGGAAGTTTTATTTCTTTAAAAGATATGGAAAGAATAAACAGTATTTTATCTGAAAGAAAAATAAAATTATTTATAGATGAAGCTTTTATAGAGTTTATAAGAGGCTGGGAAGATATGACAAGTGTACTTTTAAAGGATAAAAATATTTTTGTAATGAGGGCTCTGACTAAGTTTTTTGCTGTACCAGGGGTAAGATTAGGATATGGAATAACTTATGATGAAGAGATAATGAAAAAAATGGAAAAATATAAAGAACCTTGGAGTGTAAATAGTTTTGCTGATATAGCTGGAAAAATTATGCTCTGGGATAAGAGATATATAGAAGCAACTGAAAACTGGATAGAAGAAGAAAAAAAATGGTTTTATGAAGAAAGCTGTAAAATTAAAAATATAAAAACCTTTAAAACAAATGTAAATTTTATTCTGGTAAAACTTTTGAAGAAAAATTCATCTGCTGTAAGAGATGAAATGATAGAAAAAGGTGTAGTCGTGAGAGATGCTTCTAATTTTAAATTTTTAAATAATCAATACATAAGACTTGCAATAAAGAATAGAGAAAATAATATAAAGGTATTGCAGGCTCTGAAAGAGGTGATGTCATGA
- the cbiB gene encoding adenosylcobinamide-phosphate synthase CbiB — MNFIMKYGIAYVMDLIFGDPHWFPHPVRIIGKFISFLEKILYKASNKKISGAFLTIIVVGVTSVISYYISSVSYILEIFFLYTTLATKSLADEGFRVCKILTEGDLEKAKKELSYLVSRDTGNMDIGQITRSVLETISENSVDGVIAPMFFAFLGSFFHINGVSLALPFAMGYKAINTLDSMVGYKNDKYMDFGMVSAKTDDVANFIPARIAGGFIIPIAAMILRFDYKNAWKIFLRDRLNHSSPNSGNSEAAFAGALGVQFGGKTSYFGKIHEKPTIGDRKKSFDLRDIMKAIKLLYVSSWVGIGVFTLIAYLTDLLLKKM, encoded by the coding sequence ATGAATTTTATAATGAAATATGGAATTGCATATGTAATGGATTTGATATTTGGTGATCCTCATTGGTTTCCACATCCTGTCAGGATTATAGGAAAATTTATTAGCTTTTTAGAAAAAATACTATATAAAGCTTCTAATAAAAAAATATCAGGAGCTTTTCTGACAATTATAGTAGTAGGAGTCACATCTGTTATTTCTTATTATATATCATCTGTTTCATATATTTTAGAAATTTTCTTTCTGTATACTACACTTGCTACAAAGAGTCTGGCAGATGAAGGCTTCAGAGTATGTAAAATTCTTACAGAAGGTGATTTAGAAAAGGCTAAAAAAGAATTATCTTATCTTGTAAGCAGAGATACAGGAAATATGGATATAGGACAGATTACAAGAAGTGTACTTGAAACAATAAGTGAAAATAGTGTAGATGGAGTTATAGCTCCAATGTTTTTTGCTTTTTTAGGAAGTTTTTTCCATATAAATGGAGTTTCTCTTGCCCTGCCATTTGCCATGGGATATAAGGCAATAAATACTCTCGATTCTATGGTAGGTTACAAAAATGACAAATATATGGATTTTGGAATGGTATCTGCAAAGACAGATGATGTGGCTAATTTTATACCTGCGAGAATAGCAGGAGGATTTATTATACCAATAGCAGCAATGATATTGAGATTTGATTATAAAAATGCCTGGAAAATATTCCTAAGAGATAGATTGAATCATTCAAGCCCTAATTCTGGGAATTCAGAAGCAGCTTTTGCTGGTGCATTAGGGGTACAATTTGGAGGAAAAACAAGTTATTTTGGAAAAATACATGAAAAACCAACTATTGGAGATAGAAAAAAAAGTTTTGATTTAAGAGATATTATGAAGGCTATAAAACTTTTGTATGTATCTTCATGGGTAGGGATAGGAGTATTTACATTAATTGCTTATTTAACAGATTTGTTACTAAAAAAAATGTAG
- a CDS encoding cobyric acid synthase, which yields MKHRNIMIVGTSSGAGKSITVTGLCRIFYNDGYSVAPFKSQNMALNSFITKDGDEMGRAQVVQAMAGKIEPQAFMNPILLKPTTAKKIQVIVNGKSIGNMSGLEYGKFKLTLKPELMNSYNKIKDNFDICVIEGAGSPVEINIKEEDIANMGMAAMADAPVILVADIDRGGVFASVYGTIMLMTPEERARVKGVIINKFRGDVEILKPGLKKLEELTGVPIVGVLPYSDVDIEDEDSLTDKFKKSKNTKGIKVSVIKLKHISNFTDLDALGIQEDVSINYITSAEELGDEDIIVIPGSKNTIDDLKDLKDRGIAVEIIKASRKGTVIIGICGGFQMLGERVKDPYGIESDIKEIPGLGILDMETIMEKEKNTTQYSGEFNNTTGIISGLNGIKIKGYEIHQGVTAGNERVVTNDDHIVAVVKDNIFGTYLHGIFDNEEVTRSILNKIREKKGLEKMEAGITFDEYREQEFDKLEKIFRKNLDMKKIYEILGE from the coding sequence ATGAAACATAGAAATATAATGATAGTAGGAACATCATCTGGAGCTGGAAAGAGTATAACTGTAACAGGACTATGTAGGATTTTTTATAATGATGGATATAGTGTAGCCCCTTTCAAATCACAGAATATGGCATTAAACTCATTTATAACAAAAGATGGAGATGAAATGGGGAGAGCTCAGGTAGTTCAGGCTATGGCTGGAAAAATTGAACCTCAAGCTTTTATGAATCCAATTTTGCTGAAACCTACAACTGCTAAAAAGATACAAGTTATAGTAAATGGAAAATCTATTGGAAATATGAGTGGATTGGAGTATGGAAAATTTAAACTTACTTTGAAACCAGAATTAATGAATTCATACAATAAAATTAAAGACAACTTTGATATATGTGTAATAGAAGGAGCAGGAAGTCCAGTAGAAATTAATATTAAAGAAGAGGATATAGCCAATATGGGAATGGCTGCTATGGCAGATGCACCTGTAATTTTAGTTGCAGATATAGATAGAGGTGGGGTATTTGCTTCTGTATATGGAACAATAATGCTTATGACCCCAGAAGAAAGAGCCAGAGTAAAGGGAGTAATAATAAATAAATTTAGGGGAGATGTAGAAATACTTAAACCAGGATTAAAAAAATTGGAAGAACTTACAGGAGTTCCAATTGTGGGCGTGCTTCCATACAGTGATGTAGATATAGAAGATGAAGATAGTCTAACAGATAAATTTAAAAAATCAAAAAATACTAAGGGAATAAAGGTTTCTGTTATAAAACTAAAACATATTTCTAATTTTACAGATTTAGATGCTTTAGGTATACAGGAAGATGTAAGCATAAATTATATAACTTCAGCAGAAGAATTAGGAGATGAAGATATAATTGTCATACCTGGTTCTAAAAATACAATAGATGACCTGAAAGATTTAAAGGATAGAGGAATCGCTGTTGAGATTATAAAAGCTTCAAGAAAAGGAACTGTAATAATAGGAATATGTGGTGGTTTCCAAATGCTTGGAGAAAGAGTAAAAGACCCATATGGAATTGAAAGTGATATTAAAGAGATACCAGGATTAGGTATATTAGATATGGAAACTATAATGGAAAAAGAAAAAAATACAACTCAGTATTCAGGAGAATTTAATAATACAACTGGGATTATTTCAGGATTAAATGGAATAAAAATAAAAGGCTATGAGATACATCAAGGAGTTACAGCTGGAAATGAAAGAGTAGTGACAAATGATGATCATATAGTTGCAGTGGTAAAAGATAATATATTTGGAACATATCTTCATGGAATATTTGATAATGAAGAAGTGACAAGAAGTATATTAAATAAGATAAGAGAGAAAAAAGGCTTGGAAAAAATGGAAGCAGGAATAACCTTTGATGAATATAGAGAACAGGAATTTGATAAACTTGAAAAAATATTTAGAAAAAATTTAGATATGAAAAAAATATATGAAATACTAGGTGAGTAG
- a CDS encoding ATP-dependent helicase, with the protein MKYFIKKLEKHEVKDFNKDILTGKYKINYYNELNEEQLRALTSLEGQYLVIAGAGSGKTRTIVYRTAFMIERGIPEENILMLTFTKKAALEMKERLRHLVSDKEKEVSISTFHSLCAELLTKYKNIFGIEKLNIIDENKNNAVISLLIREYALKKKNNGKFLSEKRVIEIFEAIRSRKKNIIEFLSKEERIYLDDLEFLKIKYRKFKKEFQIYDFEDLIEKVLEKLKSNKIFLKLLREKYKYIIVDEYQDTNSIQKEFLKILVGMEGNIMAVGDDYQSIYGFRGADFKNILRFGKDFHNSKLIKLEKNYRSSDEIIQYVNKISEDFLLKYNKNTKGTMKKGENPHIISFLNEEKQGEFICRKIKELEERGIPYEEIAVLYRNKYIVHKLERLMKEKDIPFNLQEDKEIFFGSPLDIYLKILEVWNDKENILKWEELIRILPKNYSYSVLNITRKKETEDKLLNKLIKISDKISNYSIEEILNKCEKLTFEILEIKTVFSKEEIDFFKEVKSSIRKKEDLETYIKELRNILNIEKKITKGKVSLLSVHSSKGLEWEAVFIPTLLEGIFPSNIGEKNLEEEKRLFYVACSRGKKYLYLLYPEYFYEKVGYFDKKSSFLK; encoded by the coding sequence TTGAAATATTTTATAAAAAAACTTGAAAAGCATGAAGTCAAAGATTTTAACAAAGATATTCTGACTGGAAAATATAAAATAAATTATTACAATGAATTAAATGAAGAACAATTGAGGGCCTTGACTTCTCTAGAAGGACAATATTTAGTAATAGCTGGTGCAGGTTCAGGAAAAACTAGAACAATAGTATATAGGACAGCTTTCATGATAGAAAGAGGAATACCAGAAGAAAATATTTTAATGCTTACATTTACAAAAAAAGCTGCTTTGGAAATGAAAGAAAGATTGAGGCATCTTGTTTCAGATAAAGAGAAGGAAGTTTCAATTTCAACATTTCATTCTCTTTGTGCTGAATTGCTTACAAAATATAAGAATATATTTGGAATAGAAAAACTTAATATTATAGATGAAAATAAAAATAATGCTGTAATAAGTCTGCTTATTCGAGAATATGCATTAAAAAAGAAAAATAATGGCAAATTTCTTTCAGAAAAAAGAGTAATTGAGATATTTGAAGCAATAAGAAGCAGAAAAAAAAATATAATAGAATTTTTATCTAAAGAAGAAAGGATCTATTTAGATGATTTAGAATTTTTAAAAATTAAATACAGGAAGTTTAAAAAAGAATTTCAGATATATGATTTTGAAGATTTAATAGAAAAGGTATTAGAAAAATTAAAATCAAATAAAATTTTTCTTAAACTTTTAAGAGAAAAATATAAATATATAATAGTAGATGAATATCAAGATACTAATTCTATTCAAAAGGAATTTTTGAAAATCTTGGTAGGTATGGAAGGAAACATAATGGCAGTGGGAGATGATTATCAAAGTATATATGGATTTAGAGGAGCAGATTTTAAAAATATTCTTAGGTTTGGTAAAGATTTTCATAACAGTAAATTGATAAAATTAGAAAAAAATTATAGAAGCAGTGATGAAATAATTCAATATGTGAATAAAATATCTGAAGATTTTCTTTTGAAATACAATAAAAATACAAAAGGAACTATGAAAAAAGGAGAAAATCCACATATTATAAGTTTTCTCAATGAAGAAAAGCAAGGGGAATTTATCTGCAGAAAAATAAAGGAACTGGAGGAAAGAGGAATTCCCTATGAAGAAATAGCTGTTCTTTATCGTAATAAATATATAGTTCATAAATTGGAAAGATTAATGAAAGAAAAAGATATACCTTTTAATTTACAAGAAGATAAAGAAATTTTTTTTGGAAGTCCTTTAGATATTTATTTAAAAATACTAGAGGTATGGAATGATAAGGAAAATATTTTAAAATGGGAAGAATTAATAAGAATACTACCAAAAAATTATTCATATTCTGTATTGAACATAACAAGAAAAAAAGAAACTGAAGATAAATTATTAAATAAATTAATAAAAATAAGTGATAAAATATCAAATTATTCCATAGAAGAAATATTAAATAAATGTGAAAAGCTTACATTTGAAATTCTTGAAATAAAAACGGTATTTTCTAAGGAAGAAATAGATTTTTTTAAAGAAGTAAAAAGCAGTATAAGAAAAAAAGAAGATTTAGAAACCTATATAAAAGAATTAAGAAATATTTTAAATATTGAAAAGAAGATAACCAAAGGAAAAGTTTCTTTATTATCTGTGCATAGTTCCAAAGGATTGGAATGGGAAGCAGTATTTATACCAACATTGCTGGAAGGAATATTTCCAAGCAATATTGGAGAAAAAAATCTAGAAGAAGAAAAAAGATTATTTTATGTAGCCTGCAGCAGAGGAAAAAAATATTTATATCTTTTGTATCCAGAATATTTCTATGAAAAAGTTGGATATTTTGATAAAAAATCTTCTTTTTTAAAATAG